GGAAACCCGGGTCCCGCGTGGTTTTGAAGGTGAACAGGGTATCCGTCCAGTGATGGACGTAAGTGACGGTTTCTTCGTTAAAATTGCTAGCCATAGCGCTGCATCAATCCGTTTCGACAGTAGCTTTCAATCGACCGTGGCGGGAAAGAAATACACGGTTCCCGGCCCAGTATGGATGCCAAGTTGCCGCGATTTAACATCAACCCACCGTATATCGCAAGAAAACATTCAACACAGGTGTATTTTTATCGAAATCAACTTTGATCCATATCAATTTTATGTAAAATATTGTCTGACAATATTGTAAGTATCAAACGATAAAGCTGCCCGCAATATGTGGCGCACCTGCCGTGATGGCAAGTCAAACCCGGCCCGTCTGGCCCAATTGAATGGAAAAACACCCATGCCCGCACAGAACAGCGCCCCAGCCGTCGCGCAAGTCTGCCAGACAATCACCCGCGCCATTCGCGAAGGGCGCCTTGCACCGGGCCAGCGTTTGACCGAGGCCGAATTCACACAACGCCTTTCTGTCAGTCGCCCCACCGTGCGCGAGGCCTTCCGCCTTCTCTGCAGTGACGGGCTTTTGCTATCCGAACCACATCGCGGGGTTAGTGTCCGCCAGTTAACCCGCCGCGAACTTGACGACCTGTTTGTCATTCGCGCCAGTCTGGAGGCATTGGCCGTTCGGCTTGCCGCGCCGATTTTGCAAAAATCCCCCGAAACCCTGCTTGAAATACAAAAGGGGCTGGATGATGCCGAACAGGCGGGCGATCTGGCAGAAATGTCCAAATACAATATTGCCTTTCACCAGCATTTTGCCGATGTCAGCGGCAATGTACTGCTGCAATCCCTGCTCGGCCGCCTTGCCAATTCCGTTTACTGGCTGCAATTCCGTGTGCTGATCGCCGATGAACAGGTGCTGCACACCAATGCCCAGCATCAGGAAATCACCAAAGCCATCCTTGCGGGCAAAGGCGATGACGCCGCCGATATCATGGCCGATCATATCGACCGTTCCCGCCAGCTTGTACAATGGCTCGACGATTCCTATTTCGCCCCACCGAAATAACCGCCCCACCACTTCCCGTTCATTTAAAACCACACCAGTACTGCCCATGGCGCCCTGCGCCAGCCGCCTGCACTTCTTCTGCTGCCTGATCCTCGGCGATTAGGTCAATAGATGCGATGAACCAGCATCATGTCGCTATCTGATCTCGCTTTGGGCACGAACCTCAATCGACCCGCCTGCCCGTTAATCTTGAGCACTCGTCTATCTACGTGTCTGTAACCTTCCCCCTTCCCCGAACAATCGCCCATGCTGCGCATGTCGCCGCCTGTTCGCGAAAGACAGAAACGCGGTTCACGGTATGACAAGACACCTCAAATACGCCGCGACCTTGCACAAGCCCCGAAAGCCGATTAGGATTGTCAGACAATTTTACATGACAATCAGGATGCGCCATG
The window above is part of the Thalassospira marina genome. Proteins encoded here:
- a CDS encoding GntR family transcriptional regulator encodes the protein MPAQNSAPAVAQVCQTITRAIREGRLAPGQRLTEAEFTQRLSVSRPTVREAFRLLCSDGLLLSEPHRGVSVRQLTRRELDDLFVIRASLEALAVRLAAPILQKSPETLLEIQKGLDDAEQAGDLAEMSKYNIAFHQHFADVSGNVLLQSLLGRLANSVYWLQFRVLIADEQVLHTNAQHQEITKAILAGKGDDAADIMADHIDRSRQLVQWLDDSYFAPPK